One region of Termitidicoccus mucosus genomic DNA includes:
- the nuoE gene encoding NADH-quinone oxidoreductase subunit NuoE, whose protein sequence is MNLKPETLLRIDEAITHYPVKRSATLPLLHLIQEDIGHIPDEAIEWVAAKLELQPINVYEVVTFYPMFKRKPIGRRHIKVCRTLSCALMGGYKVCDTFKKEFGVELDEVTPDGGTTIEFVECLASCGTAPVVMIDDDLHENVTPEKARELAAQIKAGTAVRK, encoded by the coding sequence ATGAATCTCAAACCCGAAACCCTCCTGCGTATTGACGAAGCCATTACGCATTATCCGGTCAAGCGCAGCGCCACGCTGCCGCTCCTGCACCTCATCCAGGAGGACATCGGCCACATTCCCGACGAAGCCATCGAGTGGGTCGCGGCCAAACTCGAGCTCCAGCCCATCAACGTTTACGAGGTCGTCACCTTTTACCCGATGTTCAAGCGCAAGCCCATCGGACGCCGCCACATCAAAGTCTGCCGCACCCTCTCCTGCGCGCTCATGGGCGGCTACAAGGTCTGCGACACGTTCAAGAAGGAATTCGGCGTCGAGCTCGACGAGGTCACGCCCGACGGCGGGACGACCATCGAGTTTGTCGAATGCCTCGCCAGTTGCGGCACCGCGCCCGTCGTGATGATCGACGACGACCTCCACGAAAACGTGACCCCGGAGAAAGCCCGCGAACTCGCCGCGCAAATAAAGGCCGGAACCGCCGTCCGAAAATAG
- the nuoD gene encoding NADH dehydrogenase (quinone) subunit D yields the protein MSTEFTFPDNAARAAQAADHDEFENEKMSLSIGPSHPSTHGVLRLQLELDGDTITKCDPVIGYLHRGDEKIAENMTYNQFVPYTDRLDYLAPLANNAAYAIAVERLAGLEVPPRCQAIRVVTCELARISSHLVGLGAFSLDVGAWSVMLWCFTQREKLYTLFEELTGARFTTSYSRIGGVARDIPDGWLGRVGEFCEQFPAALDEITSMLTRNKIFMDRTVGIGVISREDAIAYGLTGPNLRGSGVPLDLRKDKPYSGYEHYDFDVPVGTTGDCYDRYLVRGEEMRQSVRIVKQAVANFPGGDWYAKDARKIFAPPKDKVLTSMEELINNFMIVTEGPQMPPGEVYFEAENPKGVLGFYIVSKGGGVPWRMKIRSPSFSSLSILPKIGAGVMISDVVSILGSLDFVMGECDR from the coding sequence ATGTCCACCGAGTTCACCTTTCCCGACAACGCCGCCCGCGCCGCGCAGGCCGCCGACCACGACGAGTTTGAGAACGAGAAAATGTCGCTCTCCATCGGACCCTCGCACCCGTCCACGCACGGCGTGCTGCGCCTGCAACTCGAACTCGACGGCGACACCATCACGAAGTGCGACCCGGTCATCGGCTACCTGCACCGCGGCGACGAGAAAATCGCCGAGAACATGACCTACAACCAGTTCGTGCCCTACACGGACCGTCTCGATTATCTCGCGCCGCTCGCCAACAACGCCGCCTACGCCATCGCGGTCGAGCGCCTCGCCGGGCTAGAGGTGCCGCCGCGTTGCCAGGCCATCCGCGTGGTCACCTGCGAACTGGCGCGCATCTCGTCGCATCTGGTCGGGCTGGGCGCGTTCTCGCTCGATGTCGGCGCGTGGTCGGTGATGCTGTGGTGCTTCACCCAGCGCGAAAAACTCTACACGCTTTTCGAGGAGCTGACCGGGGCGCGCTTCACCACCAGCTACAGCCGCATCGGCGGCGTGGCGCGCGACATCCCCGACGGCTGGCTCGGCCGCGTCGGCGAATTTTGCGAGCAGTTTCCCGCCGCGCTCGACGAGATCACCTCGATGCTCACGCGCAACAAGATCTTCATGGACCGCACCGTCGGCATCGGCGTGATTTCGAGGGAGGATGCCATCGCCTACGGCCTGACCGGCCCGAACCTGCGCGGCTCCGGCGTGCCCCTCGACCTGCGCAAGGACAAACCCTACAGCGGCTACGAGCACTACGACTTCGACGTGCCCGTCGGCACCACGGGCGACTGCTACGACCGCTACCTCGTGCGCGGCGAGGAAATGCGCCAGTCCGTGCGCATCGTGAAGCAGGCCGTCGCGAACTTCCCCGGCGGCGACTGGTATGCGAAGGACGCCCGCAAGATTTTCGCCCCGCCGAAGGACAAGGTGCTCACTTCGATGGAGGAACTCATCAACAATTTCATGATCGTGACCGAAGGCCCGCAGATGCCGCCCGGCGAGGTGTATTTCGAGGCGGAAAATCCGAAAGGCGTCCTCGGTTTCTACATCGTGAGCAAGGGCGGCGGGGTCCCGTGGCGCATGAAAATCCGCAGCCCCTCGTTCTCGTCGCTCTCCATCCTGCCGAAAATCGGCGCCGGCGTGATGATTTCCGACGTGGTCTCCATCCTCGGCTCGCTCGACTTTGTCATGGGCGAGTGCGACCGGTGA
- a CDS encoding NADH-quinone oxidoreductase subunit C — protein sequence MPAIADVITALQARFPRVTPRASADLPAINVPAADAVALLRCLRDEHGFDHLADLTAIDWAAGASPRFTVVWHVFSHATHDYLRVAADCASDTEPEMPTVTGLWPAANWHERETYDLLGVTFTGHPDLRRILMWDGYAHHPLRKEFPLAGVETELWDADVGSVVNTKVIAAPMAGGPFTATPGGLNMGTSEPRAKDESWNEAAAKPRD from the coding sequence ATGCCCGCCATCGCCGACGTCATCACCGCCCTCCAAGCCCGTTTCCCCCGCGTCACGCCGCGCGCCTCGGCCGACCTGCCCGCCATCAACGTGCCCGCCGCCGACGCCGTCGCCCTGCTGCGCTGCCTGCGCGACGAGCATGGGTTTGACCATCTCGCCGACCTCACGGCCATCGACTGGGCGGCGGGGGCGTCCCCCCGTTTCACCGTGGTGTGGCATGTGTTTTCGCACGCCACCCACGACTACCTGCGCGTCGCCGCCGATTGCGCGAGCGACACCGAGCCGGAAATGCCCACCGTGACCGGGCTCTGGCCCGCGGCCAACTGGCATGAACGCGAAACCTACGATTTGCTCGGCGTGACGTTTACCGGCCATCCCGACCTCCGCCGCATCCTGATGTGGGACGGCTACGCGCATCACCCGCTCCGCAAGGAATTTCCGCTGGCCGGCGTCGAGACCGAGCTTTGGGATGCCGACGTGGGCTCGGTCGTGAACACGAAGGTCATCGCCGCCCCGATGGCCGGCGGCCCGTTCACCGCCACGCCCGGCGGCCTCAACATGGGCACGTCCGAACCGCGCGCGAAAGACGAAAGCTGGAACGAAGCCGCCGCGAAGCCTCGCGACTGA
- the nuoB gene encoding NADH-quinone oxidoreductase subunit NuoB produces MVSANTELAYNTKIEGDVVVSRLDAVINWLRSNSVWPMPMGLACCAIELMHVGGAKFDIARFGAEVMRFSPRQSDCMIVAGTVTYKMAPHVRRIYDQMAEPKWVIAMGACASTGGMYRSYATLQGVDRIIPVDVYVSGCPPRPEALLDALIKMQAKIKREPALKQLLS; encoded by the coding sequence ATGGTCTCCGCGAACACAGAACTGGCATATAACACCAAAATCGAGGGCGATGTCGTCGTCTCGCGGCTCGACGCCGTCATCAACTGGCTGCGTTCCAACTCCGTGTGGCCCATGCCCATGGGACTCGCCTGCTGCGCCATCGAGCTCATGCACGTGGGCGGGGCCAAGTTCGACATCGCTCGCTTCGGCGCGGAGGTCATGCGCTTCTCGCCGCGCCAGTCGGACTGCATGATCGTGGCCGGCACCGTCACCTACAAGATGGCCCCGCACGTGCGCCGCATTTACGACCAGATGGCCGAGCCGAAATGGGTCATCGCCATGGGCGCGTGCGCGAGCACGGGCGGCATGTATCGCAGCTACGCGACGCTCCAGGGCGTGGATCGCATCATCCCGGTCGATGTTTACGTGAGCGGCTGCCCGCCGCGCCCGGAGGCGTTGCTCGACGCGCTCATCAAGATGCAGGCCAAGATCAAACGAGAACCCGCGCTCAAACAACTGCTGTCGTGA